One region of Streptomyces subrutilus genomic DNA includes:
- a CDS encoding lytic polysaccharide monooxygenase translates to MSARRRTVTLLRIASAGLAPLAVAAYAAAPAVAHGSMTDPVSRVAACYAEGPESPRSGACKAAVAASGAQAFYDWNAVNIANAAGNHRSLIPNGQLCSAGNDKYQGLDLARADWPASPMKAGAHTFRYKGTAPHRGSFELYVTKDGYDPAKPLAWSDLEPAPFAKVTDPGMRNGDYVFSGTVPNKSGRHLIYSIWQRSDSPEAFYTCSDVVFGKDNGGSAPKPSGKPSSKPSAKPSDAATPSEAPTEAPSAPTDQQIADGSGKSSVEHNGHGDNDPKTNGNAAAAAAPVSSIPAQAPAPQGGNLAETGGSSATPAIAIGGAGVLATGAAVLFALARRRAATGRHGR, encoded by the coding sequence ATGTCCGCACGCCGCCGTACCGTGACGCTGCTCCGTATCGCCTCCGCCGGCCTCGCGCCGCTCGCGGTCGCCGCGTACGCCGCCGCTCCCGCGGTCGCCCACGGCTCGATGACGGACCCCGTCAGCCGGGTCGCGGCGTGCTACGCGGAGGGCCCGGAGTCCCCGCGGTCCGGGGCGTGCAAGGCGGCGGTCGCGGCGAGCGGGGCGCAGGCGTTCTACGACTGGAACGCGGTGAACATCGCCAACGCGGCCGGCAACCACCGGTCGCTGATCCCCAACGGCCAACTCTGCTCGGCGGGCAACGACAAGTACCAGGGCCTGGACCTGGCGCGCGCCGACTGGCCGGCGAGCCCGATGAAGGCGGGCGCGCACACCTTCCGCTACAAGGGGACGGCCCCCCACCGGGGTTCCTTCGAGCTGTACGTGACGAAGGACGGGTACGACCCGGCGAAGCCGCTGGCGTGGTCGGACCTGGAGCCCGCCCCGTTCGCGAAGGTCACGGACCCGGGGATGCGGAACGGCGACTACGTGTTCTCCGGGACCGTCCCCAACAAGTCCGGCCGCCACCTGATCTACAGCATCTGGCAGCGCTCGGACAGCCCGGAGGCCTTCTACACCTGCTCCGACGTGGTCTTCGGGAAGGACAACGGCGGTTCGGCCCCCAAGCCGAGCGGCAAGCCCAGCAGCAAGCCGAGCGCCAAGCCCAGCGACGCCGCCACGCCGTCCGAGGCGCCCACCGAGGCCCCCTCGGCCCCGACGGACCAGCAGATCGCCGACGGCTCCGGCAAGTCCAGCGTGGAGCACAACGGCCACGGCGACAACGACCCGAAGACGAACGGGAACGCGGCCGCGGCCGCGGCCCCGGTGTCCTCGATCCCGGCTCAGGCCCCGGCTCCGCAGGGCGGGAACCTCGCGGAGACGGGCGGCAGCAGCGCCACCCCCGCGATCGCGATCGGTGGCGCCGGTGTGCTGGCCACGGGTGCGGCCGTGCTGTTCGCTCTGGCCCGCCGTCGTGCGGCGACGGGCCGGCACGGCCGCTAG